Proteins encoded within one genomic window of Pseudalkalibacillus sp. SCS-8:
- the ypeB gene encoding germination protein YpeB → MIRTVLLTILALAVVGTGYWGYKEHQEKNAVLINAENNYQRAFHDLNFHFDALEEKIGTTLAMNSRQQLSPALAEVWRLTSEAHNDVGQLPLALLPFNKTEEFLTKIGEFSYRIAIRDLTKSPLSDKEYQTLEKLHENATEIKNELRKVQSLVMKENLRWMDVELALATESDPKDNTIIDGLKTVDKSSEGYSEVNWGPEMTKISEFKDNKYKALKGKEITKEEAKKLAFKFLDLKQGSKVIVEENGKGSPYKAYRVSINEPQSKSNIYMELTKKGGHPVWILQDRDVKKAKLSLYKGSEKALAFLKAHAMDKMEMSVSDQYDNIGIYTYVKKQGDVRIYPQTITIKVALDNGDIIGYEGMNYLVGERERKITSPKLSEQEARGKMNPKLKIMEVHQGIIVNDLGEEVHCYEFLATLKNETFRIFINANNGYEEKVKKLDDPNTPVNSM, encoded by the coding sequence GTGATAAGAACAGTCCTTTTGACCATTTTAGCATTAGCGGTTGTCGGAACAGGCTATTGGGGTTATAAAGAGCATCAGGAAAAAAATGCGGTATTGATCAATGCAGAGAATAATTACCAACGTGCATTCCATGATCTGAACTTCCATTTCGATGCGTTGGAAGAAAAGATTGGAACGACATTGGCGATGAATTCGAGGCAGCAGCTATCTCCAGCACTTGCAGAAGTGTGGCGATTGACATCGGAAGCGCATAACGATGTGGGACAATTGCCTTTGGCGCTGTTACCTTTCAATAAGACGGAGGAATTCCTGACAAAGATCGGGGAATTCAGTTATAGGATCGCGATTCGAGACTTAACAAAATCCCCGCTTTCAGACAAGGAATACCAGACGCTCGAAAAGCTCCATGAAAATGCGACTGAAATAAAGAATGAATTAAGAAAAGTCCAATCTCTCGTGATGAAGGAGAACCTGAGGTGGATGGATGTCGAATTGGCTTTGGCTACTGAATCGGATCCGAAAGACAACACGATCATTGATGGCCTCAAAACGGTGGACAAATCGTCAGAAGGGTACTCGGAAGTCAATTGGGGACCTGAAATGACAAAGATCAGCGAGTTTAAGGATAATAAATACAAGGCATTGAAGGGTAAGGAAATCACGAAGGAAGAAGCGAAAAAGCTCGCATTCAAGTTTCTGGATTTGAAGCAAGGAAGTAAAGTGATTGTCGAGGAGAACGGAAAAGGTAGTCCATATAAGGCATATCGTGTATCGATTAACGAGCCGCAAAGCAAATCGAACATCTATATGGAATTGACGAAGAAGGGTGGACATCCGGTTTGGATCCTTCAGGATCGGGATGTAAAGAAAGCGAAGCTCAGCTTATATAAAGGGAGCGAAAAAGCCCTTGCATTCTTGAAGGCTCATGCGATGGACAAAATGGAGATGTCGGTAAGCGATCAGTACGACAACATCGGAATTTACACGTACGTGAAAAAGCAGGGTGATGTCAGGATCTACCCACAAACAATCACCATCAAGGTCGCACTAGATAACGGGGACATTATCGGGTATGAAGGGATGAATTACCTGGTCGGTGAAAGGGAACGAAAGATAACTTCACCGAAACTCTCAGAGCAAGAAGCAAGAGGTAAAATGAATCCAAAGCTCAAAATCATGGAGGTTCATCAAGGAATCATCGTGAACGACCTCGGTGAGGAAGTCCATTGCTATGAATTCCTGGCAACTTTGAAAAACGAAACGTTCAGGATTTTCATTAATGCAAACAATGGTTACGAGGAGAAAGTAAAGAAATTGGATGACCCGAACACACCAGTCAATAGCATGTGA
- a CDS encoding flagellar brake protein encodes MIKAGETLELEMEKPGRKTVKYKCKVDKIDNGRIFVTYPTNLQTNKSEFFMIGSRFRASFTTSDKSTYAFSTEMVDRFKDRIPLLILSFPGEEGLEKVQRREFVRVDSAIDVAIHPTAHQFSPFTTLTSDISAGGCMINLPERHPLRNGQVIYCWMVIPLKQYTWYIKQKAMVLRILEGENGRLKAPLQFIDVTEKDKQNYLRFCFEEQLKFKKNGLI; translated from the coding sequence GTGATTAAGGCTGGAGAAACACTTGAACTTGAGATGGAGAAACCAGGCCGGAAGACTGTGAAATATAAATGCAAGGTCGATAAAATTGATAATGGTAGAATCTTTGTCACTTACCCAACCAACCTTCAGACGAACAAGTCGGAGTTTTTCATGATTGGTTCACGGTTCCGGGCGAGTTTTACAACTTCAGATAAATCGACCTACGCTTTTTCAACGGAAATGGTGGATCGTTTCAAGGATCGTATCCCATTATTGATTTTATCGTTTCCAGGAGAAGAAGGGCTTGAAAAAGTACAGAGAAGGGAATTCGTACGAGTCGATTCTGCCATCGACGTCGCAATACACCCTACAGCACATCAGTTTTCACCCTTCACAACATTGACATCTGATATTAGCGCAGGTGGCTGTATGATAAATTTGCCAGAACGTCATCCATTGCGAAATGGTCAGGTGATCTATTGTTGGATGGTCATCCCGTTAAAGCAGTATACATGGTACATAAAACAAAAGGCGATGGTCTTACGGATTTTAGAAGGAGAAAACGGAAGGCTTAAAGCCCCACTGCAATTCATCGATGTTACAGAGAAAGACAAACAAAATTATCTCCGGTTTTGTTTTGAAGAACAGTTGAAATTCAAGAAGAATGGCCTGATTTGA
- a CDS encoding YpfB family protein encodes MKTIERIIMKVIICQVIFMIVGQLLVLQTGIGSYLNRVYQYEGILSGQRGETVETIDHSNDLWYHERVEKDLKK; translated from the coding sequence ATGAAAACCATCGAGCGGATCATCATGAAGGTGATCATCTGTCAGGTCATATTTATGATTGTTGGACAATTATTGGTCCTGCAAACGGGAATCGGATCGTATTTGAACCGTGTCTATCAATATGAGGGGATCCTCAGTGGACAAAGGGGAGAAACCGTGGAAACCATAGACCACTCAAACGACCTATGGTATCATGAAAGAGTTGAAAAAGATCTGAAGAAGTGA